The following proteins come from a genomic window of Musa acuminata AAA Group cultivar baxijiao chromosome BXJ1-7, Cavendish_Baxijiao_AAA, whole genome shotgun sequence:
- the LOC135679092 gene encoding thaumatin-like protein 1 — MDHIISPQSLVLLSTLLCLFLGGDCVTFVFVNKCEDTVWPGVLSNSGSPPLDATGFALPSGAYRTLLAPAGWSGRFWARTGCSFDGFGHGSCATGDCGSGQVECNGAGAAPPATLVEFTLGGGTRGGEDYYDVSLVDGYNLPMTVEASREGCAATGCVEDLNRLCPPELRMGEGAACRSACDAFGRPEFCCSGQYSNPQTCRPSAYSELFKSACPQAYSYAFDDATSTFTCAAVQSYAITFCPVSTPSRKASKNPTGVVLQDDSWLASLAIGSANPTRRSVASVSAAAVTVVVTGFLFVSS; from the exons ATGGATCACATCATCTCACCTCAGAGTCTCGTTCTTCTCTCTACTCTGCTCTGCTTATTCCTTGGAG GAGATTGCGTCACGTTCGTGTTCGTCAACAAGTGTGAGGATACAGTGTGGCCCGGGGTCCTCTCCAACTCCGGCAGCCCGCCACTGGATGCCACCGGCTTCGCCCTCCCTTCCGGCGCCTACCGCACCCTCCTGGCCCCGGCGGGCTGGTCGGGCCGCTTCTGGGCTCGCACTGGATGCTCCTTCGATGGCTTCGGGCATGGTTCCTGCGCCACCGGCGACTGCGGCTCCGGCCAAGTAGAGTGCAACGGCGCCGGGGCCGCGCCGCCGGCGACCCTGGTGGAGTTCACCCTCGGCGGCGGCACAAGAGGGGGCGAGGACTACTACGACGTGAGCCTCGTGGACGGGTACAACCTGCCGATGACCGTGGAGGCCAGCAGAGAGGGCTGCGCCGCCACGGGTTGCGTCGAGGACCTGAACCGGCTGTGTCCGCCGGAGCTGAGGATGGGGGAGGGCGCCGCATGCAGGAGCGCGTGCGACGCGTTCGGGAGGCCGGAGTTCTGCTGCAGCGGGCAGTACAGCAACCCCCAGACGTGCCGGCCGTCGGCGTACTCCGAGCTGTTCAAGTCGGCGTGCCCGCAGGCGTACAGCTACGCCTTCGACGACGCCACGAGCACCTTCACCTGCGCCGCAGTTCAAAGCTACGCCATTACCTTCTGCCCTGTGTCCACTCCAAG TAGAAAAGCATCGAAGAACCCAACAGGAGTAGTGCTGCAAGACGACTCGTGGCTCGCGAGCTTGGCGATCGGAAGCGCGAATCCCACGAGGAGGAGCGTGGCTTCGGTATCCGCAGCAGCAGTAACGGTTGTAGTTACTGGTTTCCTATTTGTTTCCTCGTAA
- the LOC135679091 gene encoding endoplasmin homolog, translated as MRKWALPSALLLILLLSTIPDRGRKLHANAEDSGDSDELVDPPKVEDKLGAVPHGLSTDSEVAKREAESISRRTLRSNAEKFEFQAEVSRLMDIIINSLYSNKDIFLRELISNASDALDKIRFLSLTDKEVLGEGDNTKLDILIKLDKEKKILSIRDRGIGMTKEDLIKNLGTIAKSGTSAFVEKMQTGGDLNLIGQFGVGFYSVYLVADYVEVISKHNDDKQYVWESKADGSFAISEDTWNEPLGRGTEIRLHLRDEAKEYLEEDKLKELVKKYSEFINFPIYLWASKEVDVEVPSDEEESTDEEETSETSPPEEEETEEDASEKKPKTKTVKETTYDWEVLNDMKAIWLRNSKEVSEEEYTKFYHSLAKDFADEKPLAWSHFTAEGDVEFKALLFVPPKAPHDLYESYYNTQKSNLKLYVRRVFISDEFDELLPKYLNFLKGLVDSDTLPLNVSREMLQQHSSLKTIKKKLIRKALDMIRRIAHEDPDEFNNKDKTDSEKESEENEKKGQYTKFWNEFGKSIKLGIIEDAHNRNRLAKLLRFESTKSDGKLASLDEYISRMKPGQKDIFYITGTSKEQLEKSPFLERLTKKNYEVIFFTDPVDEYLMQYLMDYEDKKFQNVSKEGLKLGKDSKLKDLKESFKELTNWWKDALSSENVDSVKISNRLDNTPCVVVTSKYGWSANMEKIMQSQTLSDATKQAYMRGKRVLEINPRHPIIKELRDRVAQDSKDEGLKHTARLIYQTALMESGFILNDPKDFASSIYKSVQKSLDISPDATVEEEEEVEEAEVEEKESTAKAEPEDADESFVKDEL; from the exons ATGAGGAAGTGGGCGCTCCCTTCCGCTCTtcttctcatcctcctcctctccaccatCCCCGATCGTG GGCGGAAGCTCCATGCGAATGCGGAGGACAGTGGGGACTCGGATGAGCTCGTGGATCCGCCGAAGGTGGAGGACAAGCTCGGAGCTGTTCCCCATGGGCTGTCCACCGATTCCGAGGTTGCCAAGAG AGAGGCTGAGTCGATCTCGCGGAGGACTCTGCGAAGCAATGCTGAGAAGTTCGAGTTCCAGGCTGAGGTTTCTCGGCTGATGGATATTATCATCAATTCTCTATACAGTAACAAGGACATCTTTTTGAGAGAGCTCATCTCCAATGCCTCTGAT GCGTTGGATAAGATCAGATTTCTTTCTCTCACCGATAAGGAGGTCCTAGGCGAAGGCGACAACACTAAGCTTGACATCCTT ATAAAGTTGGACAAGGAAAAGAAGATCCTTTCAATTCGTGATCGAGGTATTGGTATGACAAAGGAAGATTTGATCAAGAATTTGGGCACCATTGCCAAGTCTGGAACTTCAG CTTTTGTGGAGAAAATGCAAACAGGGGGTGACCTCAACCTCATTGGGCAGTTTGGTGTTGGCTTCTATTCAGTCTACTTGGTTGCTGATTATGTTGAAGTGATTAGCAAGCACAATGATGACAAGCA GTACGTATGGGAGTCCAAGGCTGATGGGTCATTTGCAATCTCCGAAGATACATGGAATGAACCTCTGGGTCGTGGAACAGAGATAAGGCTGCATTTGAGGGATGAAGCCAAGGAGTACCTTGAAGAAGATAAGTTGAAG GAACTGGTGAAGAAGTATTCTGAATTCATCAACTTCCCAATCTACCTCTGGGCAAGCAAAGAGGTGGATGTTGAAGTTCCATCTGATGAAGAAGAGTCTACTGATGAAGAGGAAACAT CTGAAACCTCACCTccggaagaagaagaaacagaagagGATGCTTCTGAGAAAAAGCCAAAGACGAAGACGGTGAAGGAAACAACCTATGATTGGGAAGTTCTCAATGACATGAAAGCTATATGGCTTCGCAATTCCAAGGAGGTTTCTGAAGAAGAATACACAAAATTCTATCACTCTCTAGCTAAG GATTTTGCTGATGAGAAACCACTGGCTTGGAGTCACTTTACTGCTGAAGGTGATGTAGAGTTCAAAGCTTTGCTTTTTGTGCCTCCCAAGGCTCCTCATGATCTCTATGAAAGTTATTACAACACCCAAAAGTCCAACTTGAAGCTCTATGTCAGAAGGGTTTTCATCTCAGATGAGTTTGATGAACTTCTTCCTAAGTACCTTAACTTCTTGAAG GGTCTTGTTGACTCAGATACTTTGCCACTTAATGTATCACGAGAAATGCTTCAACAGCACAGTAGTCTGAAGACAATCAAGAAAAAGCTAATCCGTAAGGCTCTTGATATGATTCGTCGAATTGCACATGAGGATCCTGATGAGTTCAATAACAAAGATAAGACAG ATTCTGAAAAAGAAAGTGAAGAGAATGAGAAAAAGGGACAATATACTAAGTTCTGGAATGAGTTTGGTAAATCTATCAAACTTGGAATCATAGAGGATGCACATAACAGAAATCGTCTTGCAAAGCTTCTTAGATTTGAGAG TACAAAGTCTGATGGCAAACTGGCCTCACTGGATGAGTACATCTCTAGAATGAAGCCAGGGCAAAAGGACATATTTTACATTACAGGAACTAGCAAGGAACAACTGGAGAAATCTCCATTCCTTGAAAGACTCACAAAGAAGAACTATGAG GTTATATTCTTCACCGATCCAGTTGATGAATACTTGATGCAATACCTGATGGATTATGAAGACAAAAAGTTTCAGAATGTGTCAAAGGAGGGTCTCAAACTTGGAAAAGACTCGAAGCTGAAAGACCTCAAGGAATCCTTCAAGGAATTGACAAACTGGTGGAAGGATGCTCTCTCCAGTGAGAATGTAGATTCAGTCAAGATAAGCAACCGTTTAGACAACACCCCTTGTGTGGTGGTCACCTCCAAATACGGATGGAGTGCAAATATGGAAAAGATCATGCAGTCTCAAACTCTTTCTGATGCCACCAAGCAAGCTTACATGCGTGGAAAGAGGGTGCTTGAGATAAACCCCAGGCATCCAATCATCAAGGAACTTCGTGATCGAGTTGCTCAGGATTCAAAG GATGAGGGCCTCAAGCATACAGCACGGCTGATATACCAAACAGCCCTAATGGAGAGTGGTTTCATCCTCAATGATCCAAAGGATTTTGCCTCCAGTATATACAAATCTGTGCAAAAGAGCCTGGATATCAGCCCCGATGCAACtgtagaagaggaggaggaagtagAGGAAGCCGAGGTTGAAGAGAAGGAATCAACTGCTAAGGCTGAACCTGAAGATGCAGATGAGTCTTTTGTCAAGGATGAGCTGTAG